The DNA window CGAGCGTCGCATCTGGAGCCACGGTGGCGTCAGCGCGTCCCGAGTCCGTGTCGCCGCCCTGCAGCGAGCCGGGGTCGAGCACGAGCGAGCACCCGGAGAGAATCACGAGCGAGAGAAGAAGACCGCTGCGCATCAGAACGTGCCCCCTACCGCCGCGCCGGCGGCCGTGGGGCTCACCCACGGCACCAAGCGGGCGGTCTGCGTGTCAGCGCCGTCATCGCCCGCGCCGAGGATGATCAGCACGGTGCCCGCGACGACACCGGCGAGCCCGATCGCGAGGGAGACGTCGGCGACGACGTTGTAGGTCGAGAGGGTCGAGACCTCCGCGTCTGTGCAGCTGCCACCGCACTGCGACTCGAGGGTTCCGTACTCGCCGAGCGCCAACCCGCCGAAGATACCGAAGCTGGCGAGGCCAGCCCCGCCAATGGCGGTGACCACGATGCCCGCGGTCATCAACCCCCCGCCGCCGGACTCCGCCGCGGACGGCCCTGACTCGGCGGAAGCCTCGGTCGACTCCGAATCCGAGGCATCCGAAGAGTCCCGGTGCTCGATCGCGCCTTCGTCCATCTCGACGCGCGTCTCGAGCTCTCGAAGGCGTTCCTCGACCTGTTGGCGATTCTCGGCGTCATCCGCGGCCTCGCGTAAATAGCGACGGTACGCGTCGCGCGCGTCGCGGATGCGACCGAGCTCCTCGTAGCAGCGACCGACGTTGAAGAGGATCAGCGCCTGACGAGGGTGACCGTCGAGGAGGTCGTAGGACTCCCGGAACGCCTGGAGCGCGAGCGCGTAGTTCTGGTTCTCGTAGTACGCCGTTCCCCGCTCGAACACCTCGCGGGCGTGCTCGAGGTCGGACTGCGCCGATGCGCTCGAAGCGAATGAGGCTGAGACGAGAGCGACCGTGGCGAGAGAGGCTGAGGCGACCAGCAGCATGGAGAGCAGCCGCGCCTCGGACCGACGACGAATCATGAGCACCAGACCCCCTTCTGCGAACAGGCCCGATACTGCAAGATGCGCGATCGCGCGGCAAGTCGCGCTCGCCGATCGTCGAGCTCGGTGCGCCCGCTGATGGGACCGGCTCATCCGCCGCCGACGGGCGACGCGCGATCTGCGCTGGCGTCAGTAGAGCAGCTCGAAGAGCGTGTAGAAGAAGGCGGCGAAGACGAAGGCGGGGAGGGCGAGCTGCACGTAGCCGGCGTCGGCGAGGCTGTTCATCACGCTGTTGTCGGGCACGGCGACGGTCTTGGTCTTCGAGCTGGAGCTCTTCGGGTTCATGCCCGGAGCTACAGCGAAAGGCGGGCCAACCGTCCTCGCCCGGGGGATCGAGCGGGAAGGTGTGGCGATCATGCGCAGTGAGGCGTCGGATCGCCGACATCGGCGTCAGACCTGCGCCGCCCGCCTCAGAAGATGATGTCGCAGTCGAGGTCGCCGATGCCCGAGGCGTTGTCGTCTTCGTCGCACTCGGTGACCGCGCCCACGTCGCTGCCGTCGTCGTCCACGACGGCCGTGAAGGCGTAGGGGGGCGCGCCCGCGAGCGCGACGTCGGCGAGCTCCACCACCGTGGTCGCGCCGGGCAGGAGCGGCACCGTGGTCGGCACCGTCCCGAGGAGCGCGCCGCGCATGTCCGGGCTGCCCTCGTAGAAGCTGACCTGGACGCCGGCCGGGGCGCCGAGGCTCCCCTCGTTGGTGATCCGCGCGCGCAGGGTCGCCGACTCGGGGCAGCCGTCGAGCAGCACCTCGAGCGCGAGCACCTTCAGGTCGGGCGCGTTGAAGACGCCCTCGCCCTGCGTGTTCTGGCGGTAGTTGTTGAGGCCGGGCGTGGACCAGTTGTCCATCTCCGTGCGCGGCACGCCGCCCGTCGCGGTCACGTTGGTGACGTGGTAGGCGTGCTGGTTCCAGATGCGCCGGGTGCGCACCCAGAGGTCGCGCATGTCGCCGTAGACGAAGAGGCCCTCTCGCTGCCCGTCCCACGCGGGGTCGATGCCCCGGCACTGGGCCGGGAGCGACGTGTGCCGGTCGTTGGCCACGATGACGATCTCGGAGTTGCCGTCCGCGTCGACGTCGGCCACGAGCGGGTACTCGTGAATGGTCGCGCTCGAGTTCGGGATCTCGACGAGCACCATTCCGTCCGCGCCGCGGTAGACGCGCACGAAGCACTCGTCGGCGTAGACGACCTCGGCCGCGCCGTCGCCCTCGAAGTCGAACACGCTCGAGCCCGTCGCGTTGCTGCTGACGTCCTGGGTGGTGCGCGACCAGAGCACGCCGCTCGGCTCGGTCGGGTCGTAGACGCTGTAGCTCGCCGCGCCCGCGACGCCGATCTCGGGCAGGCCGTCTCCGTCGAAGTCGGCGATGGTCGGCGGCCCACCGCGGCCTCCGCCGGGCTGCGCGATCGGGCCCCACTCCACGGCGCCGGTCAGCCCGTCGAGGAGGTAGAGGTTGCCGGACGCGACGAGCACGACCTCGGGCTGCGGGTCGGCGTCGAACTGCGCGATGGCCGGGTAGCCGTCCGGGATGCTGGTGGTGGCCCACAGCGGGGTGCCGTCGGCCTCGTAGGCGCGCCGGCC is part of the Sandaracinaceae bacterium genome and encodes:
- a CDS encoding tetratricopeptide repeat protein; the encoded protein is MIRRRSEARLLSMLLVASASLATVALVSASFASSASAQSDLEHAREVFERGTAYYENQNYALALQAFRESYDLLDGHPRQALILFNVGRCYEELGRIRDARDAYRRYLREAADDAENRQQVEERLRELETRVEMDEGAIEHRDSSDASDSESTEASAESGPSAAESGGGGLMTAGIVVTAIGGAGLASFGIFGGLALGEYGTLESQCGGSCTDAEVSTLSTYNVVADVSLAIGLAGVVAGTVLIILGAGDDGADTQTARLVPWVSPTAAGAAVGGTF